DNA from Natronomonas salsuginis:
GCCCAGCCGCGTGTTGCCGATCGAATCGCCGATCAAAGCGATGTCGATGCCAGCCTCGTCGATCAGTCGGGCGGTCGGCGCGTCGTAGGCGGTGAGCATCGTGATCGGCTCGACGCCCGCCTTCGCACGGATGTCCTTCGCACGCATAGTTCAGCCTCTGGGGCCGGTCGGGTTAAACGCTCCCACTCGCCCGTCGACCGCGAGAGCAGAAACGGAAACCGTAACCGCTTACCGGCCGACCCGCGCAGATCGACCAATGCCGCCGCACGTCGAGACGACCGACCCGGACGGGGTCGACTACGGCTGGGTCATGCAGACGACGTTCGTGTTGACGATCGTCGTCGGCGCGCCGGTCGTCGCGGCGCTGTCGCTTTTCGTCGAACTCCCGT
Protein-coding regions in this window:
- a CDS encoding DUF5822 domain-containing protein, coding for MPPHVETTDPDGVDYGWVMQTTFVLTIVVGAPVVAALSLFVELPSWGQRANFAIRTGAVVWLCIGIPVYLYARRRVGASEA